A section of the Streptomyces sp. CG1 genome encodes:
- a CDS encoding transglycosylase SLT domain-containing protein gives MPAAAQHRRTRTNRLFRTLTVVGTGAAVLALPLIGATSASAATGKTTHKVASTTRAGYPNNLDGWIRESLAIMAQKGIPGSYNGIYRNIIRESSGNPLAINNWDSNAAAGTPSKGLLQVIQPTFNAYHVAGTAYDLYDPVANITAACNYAAARYGSIDNVYSAY, from the coding sequence ATGCCTGCTGCCGCTCAGCACCGCCGAACCCGGACCAACCGTCTCTTCCGCACCCTCACCGTCGTCGGTACCGGTGCCGCCGTCCTCGCCCTGCCGCTCATCGGCGCCACCAGCGCCTCCGCGGCTACCGGCAAGACGACCCACAAGGTGGCCTCCACCACTCGCGCCGGGTACCCGAACAACCTCGACGGCTGGATCCGCGAGTCGCTCGCGATCATGGCCCAGAAGGGCATCCCGGGCAGCTACAACGGCATTTACCGCAACATCATCCGGGAGTCCTCCGGCAACCCGCTGGCCATCAACAACTGGGACTCCAACGCCGCCGCCGGCACCCCGTCCAAGGGCCTGCTCCAGGTCATCCAGCCGACCTTCAACGCCTACCACGTGGCGGGTACGGCGTACGACCTCTACGATCCGGTCGCCAACATCACCGCGGCCTGCAACTACGCCGCCG
- a CDS encoding polyprenyl synthetase family protein → MTVVGPFGLSVRDQALEADVQVGLAAVEEGLLEATKSEVPFITEAAQHLVRAGGKRFRPLLVMLAAQFGDPYAPGVVPSAVVVELTHLATLYHDDVMDEAAVRRGVDSANTRWGNSVAVLTGDFLFARASQILADLGPEAVRVQALAFERLVTGQILETAGPSDGRDPVEHYLDVLGGKTGSLVAVSCRFGAMMSGADETVVDVLTQYGERLGVAFQLADDVLDIASDSHESGKTPGTDLREGIPTLPVLRLRERAARIGLPEDIALCELLASDLGDDARHAEALAALRAHPALEQARRDTVRYAEEARAALAPLRECDAKAALMELCDAVVHRAG, encoded by the coding sequence GTGACCGTCGTCGGGCCGTTCGGGCTGAGCGTGCGGGACCAGGCTCTGGAAGCCGATGTCCAGGTCGGATTGGCGGCTGTCGAGGAAGGCTTGCTCGAGGCCACCAAGAGCGAGGTCCCGTTCATCACGGAGGCCGCGCAGCACCTCGTGCGAGCCGGCGGGAAGCGGTTCCGGCCGCTGCTGGTGATGCTCGCGGCCCAGTTCGGCGACCCCTACGCGCCGGGCGTCGTGCCGTCGGCCGTGGTCGTGGAGCTGACCCACCTCGCCACGCTGTACCACGACGACGTCATGGACGAGGCGGCCGTGCGGCGCGGTGTGGACAGTGCCAACACCCGCTGGGGCAACTCCGTCGCGGTCCTCACCGGCGACTTCCTCTTCGCCCGTGCCTCCCAGATCCTCGCCGACCTCGGCCCCGAGGCGGTCCGGGTGCAGGCCCTCGCGTTCGAGCGGCTGGTCACGGGCCAGATCCTGGAGACCGCCGGCCCCTCGGACGGCCGCGACCCGGTCGAGCACTATCTGGACGTTCTCGGCGGCAAGACGGGCTCGCTGGTGGCGGTCTCGTGCCGGTTCGGCGCGATGATGTCGGGCGCCGACGAGACGGTCGTCGACGTGCTCACCCAGTACGGCGAGCGACTCGGGGTCGCCTTCCAGCTCGCCGACGACGTCCTGGACATCGCCTCCGACTCGCACGAGTCCGGCAAGACTCCCGGTACCGACCTGCGCGAGGGCATCCCCACCCTGCCCGTGCTGCGGCTGCGCGAGCGGGCGGCCCGGATCGGCCTGCCCGAGGACATCGCGCTGTGCGAGCTGCTCGCCTCCGACCTCGGCGATGACGCCCGGCACGCCGAGGCGCTGGCCGCGCTGCGCGCGCACCCCGCGCTGGAGCAGGCCCGCCGGGACACCGTCCGGTACGCGGAGGAGGCCCGCGCCGCGCTGGCGCCGCTCAGGGAATGCGACGCCAAGGCGGCGCTGATGGAGCTGTGCGACGCGGTGGTCCACCGCGCCGGCTGA
- a CDS encoding outer membrane lipoprotein carrier protein LolA: protein MAPYESDDAVDTARADAARDEDPRAGRRKAARYAVPVAVVGVAAATIGLVPALAASGDPDLPRITAKQLIEKIAKSDVQQLSGTVRVSTDLGLPNLGGLENNLASGATKGSGDGSSADPQSQLTSLVSGTHTLRVAADGPEKQKLSLLESGSEYSLIHNGKDVWGYDSKSNAVHHSTSADSGKDRKAEPPATPKDFADQALKSVDDTTSVTVDGTERVAGRDAYKLLIKPRQSGTTVGAISIAVDAKTGMPLKFTLTPKSGGAAVLDAGFTQVSFAKPAASAFDFTPPKGAKVTEKKQDSTAREHGRESGEGFAKGMQGTGVIGKGWTSIATFDTGAKGGLPTGSKSGDLGGFVGSLGEKVSGKFGKGTVFSTRLVNALITDNGKVYAGTVTKDALVKAADAGK, encoded by the coding sequence ATGGCACCGTATGAATCCGACGACGCAGTGGACACCGCGCGAGCGGACGCCGCTCGGGACGAGGACCCGCGCGCCGGACGCCGCAAGGCCGCCCGCTACGCGGTCCCGGTCGCGGTGGTGGGGGTGGCGGCGGCCACGATCGGGCTGGTCCCGGCGCTCGCCGCCTCAGGTGACCCCGACCTGCCCAGGATCACTGCCAAGCAGCTCATCGAGAAGATCGCCAAGTCGGACGTGCAGCAGCTGTCCGGCACCGTGCGAGTCAGCACCGACCTCGGCCTGCCCAACCTCGGCGGCCTGGAGAACAACCTGGCCTCCGGCGCCACCAAGGGCTCCGGCGACGGTTCCTCCGCCGACCCGCAGTCCCAGCTCACCTCCCTCGTCTCCGGCACGCACACGCTGCGCGTCGCCGCCGACGGCCCGGAGAAGCAGAAGCTGTCACTGCTGGAGAGCGGCTCCGAGTACAGCCTGATCCACAACGGCAAGGACGTCTGGGGCTACGACAGCAAGAGCAACGCGGTCCACCACTCCACCTCGGCCGACTCCGGCAAGGACCGCAAGGCCGAGCCCCCGGCCACGCCGAAGGACTTCGCCGACCAGGCGCTGAAGTCGGTGGACGACACCACCTCCGTCACCGTCGACGGCACCGAGCGGGTCGCCGGCCGCGACGCCTACAAACTGCTGATCAAGCCCAGGCAGTCCGGCACCACGGTCGGCGCGATCAGCATCGCCGTCGACGCGAAGACGGGCATGCCGCTGAAGTTCACGCTGACGCCGAAGAGCGGCGGCGCCGCCGTCCTCGACGCGGGCTTCACCCAGGTCTCCTTCGCCAAGCCGGCCGCCTCCGCCTTCGACTTCACGCCGCCCAAGGGCGCGAAGGTGACGGAGAAGAAGCAGGACTCGACGGCCCGGGAGCACGGGCGCGAGTCCGGTGAGGGCTTCGCCAAGGGCATGCAGGGCACGGGTGTCATTGGTAAGGGCTGGACGTCCATCGCGACCTTCGACACCGGCGCCAAGGGCGGCCTGCCGACCGGTTCCAAGAGCGGTGACCTCGGCGGCTTCGTCGGCTCGCTCGGCGAGAAGGTCTCCGGCAAGTTCGGCAAGGGCACGGTCTTCTCCACCCGCCTGGTCAACGCCCTGATCACCGACAACGGCAAGGTCTACGCCGGCACGGTGACCAAGGACGCGCTGGTGAAGGCGGCTGACGCGGGGAAGTGA
- a CDS encoding ABC transporter ATP-binding protein: MDEPSAMERDARGTGEAGDEQRATAPGRTEASVAVTAAEPGRAQEGVIVTRGLTKRYRGGQLAVDGLDLTVPAGSVFGFLGPNGSGKTTTIRMLMGLIEPTAGTARLLGRPMPRAARAVLPQVGALIEGPALYGFLSGRDNLLRYDAADPTADPRTRRARVAAALDRVGLAAAAGKKAKAYSLGMKQRLGLAAALLQPRWLLVLDEPTNGLDPQGMREIRTLIRELAADGTTVFLSSHLLDEIEQVCTHAAVMARGRLVTQGAVADLAAGARGRLVVTTPDPAEAARVLKEQGVGDVIADGDRVTGEPPVRDLAEVNAALVAAGVRVRGFTVERASLEDAFVALTGEGFDVAG, translated from the coding sequence ATGGACGAACCGTCCGCCATGGAGCGGGACGCCAGGGGTACGGGGGAAGCGGGGGACGAGCAGCGTGCCACGGCTCCGGGGCGGACAGAGGCGAGCGTCGCCGTCACCGCCGCGGAGCCGGGGCGGGCGCAGGAGGGCGTCATCGTCACCCGTGGTCTCACCAAGCGCTACCGCGGCGGACAGCTCGCCGTCGACGGGCTCGACCTGACCGTCCCGGCGGGCAGCGTCTTCGGCTTCCTCGGTCCGAACGGCTCGGGCAAGACCACCACCATCCGTATGCTGATGGGCCTGATCGAGCCGACGGCGGGCACGGCCCGCTTGCTGGGCCGCCCAATGCCCCGGGCGGCCCGTGCCGTCCTGCCGCAGGTCGGCGCGCTCATCGAGGGCCCAGCCCTGTACGGCTTCCTCTCCGGCCGGGACAACCTGCTGCGCTACGACGCCGCCGACCCGACCGCCGACCCCCGCACCCGGCGCGCCCGTGTCGCCGCCGCGCTGGACCGGGTGGGTCTCGCGGCGGCAGCGGGCAAGAAGGCGAAGGCGTACTCGCTCGGCATGAAACAGCGCCTGGGCCTCGCCGCCGCGCTGCTCCAGCCGCGCTGGCTGCTCGTCCTGGACGAGCCCACCAACGGCCTCGACCCGCAGGGCATGCGTGAGATCCGCACCCTGATCCGGGAGTTGGCCGCCGACGGCACCACCGTCTTCCTCTCCTCCCACCTCCTCGACGAGATCGAGCAGGTGTGCACGCACGCGGCGGTCATGGCGCGGGGCCGGCTTGTCACGCAGGGTGCGGTCGCCGACCTGGCCGCCGGGGCGCGCGGCCGGCTGGTGGTGACCACCCCGGATCCGGCCGAGGCGGCCCGGGTGCTGAAGGAGCAGGGCGTCGGGGACGTCATCGCGGACGGCGACCGGGTGACCGGCGAACCACCCGTGCGGGACCTCGCCGAGGTGAACGCGGCGCTGGTCGCGGCGGGGGTGCGGGTCCGGGGCTTCACGGTCGAACGGGCCTCGCTGGAGGACGCGTTCGTGGCGCTGACGGGGGAGGGATTCGATGTCGCGGGCTGA
- a CDS encoding ABC transporter permease, which yields MSRAETAAGAETVPGSESVAGGESVPGSAVRRPSPLWTFGLLRSELVTTVRRWRTLALLGVLAAVPVLVGIAVKIQTRGGGTADHSGQGPAFISQITNNGLFLVFTALAATLPFFLPMAVGVVAGDAIAGEAGAGTLRYLLVAPAGRTRLLLTKYTTVMAFCVLATLVVAVSALLVGALLFPLGDLTTISGTRISFAEGLGRALLIALVVAASLVGVAALGLFVSTLTGSGIAAMATTVGLVITVQILDQIPQLHALQPYFFPHYWLSFADLMRDPVYWDDLVKNLGLQALYAAVFGSAAWARFTTKDISA from the coding sequence ATGTCGCGGGCTGAGACGGCGGCCGGAGCAGAGACCGTTCCGGGATCCGAGTCGGTTGCCGGAGGCGAGTCGGTCCCCGGGTCCGCCGTACGCCGGCCGAGTCCGTTGTGGACGTTCGGGCTGCTGCGCAGCGAGCTGGTCACGACCGTACGGCGCTGGCGCACCCTCGCCCTGCTCGGGGTGCTGGCCGCGGTGCCGGTGCTGGTCGGGATCGCCGTGAAGATCCAGACGCGGGGCGGCGGGACGGCGGACCACAGTGGCCAGGGCCCGGCGTTCATCTCGCAGATCACCAACAACGGCCTGTTCCTGGTGTTCACGGCGCTGGCCGCGACCCTGCCGTTCTTCCTGCCGATGGCTGTCGGAGTGGTCGCGGGCGACGCCATCGCGGGCGAGGCGGGCGCGGGCACCCTGCGCTATCTGCTGGTCGCCCCAGCCGGCCGCACCCGGCTGCTGCTCACCAAGTACACGACGGTGATGGCCTTCTGTGTGCTGGCCACCCTGGTCGTCGCCGTCTCGGCGCTGCTCGTCGGCGCGCTGCTCTTCCCGCTGGGCGACCTCACGACCATCTCCGGCACCCGGATCAGCTTCGCCGAGGGCCTCGGCCGGGCCCTGCTGATCGCCCTGGTGGTGGCCGCTTCACTGGTCGGCGTGGCGGCGCTCGGCCTGTTCGTGTCGACGCTCACGGGCAGCGGTATCGCGGCGATGGCGACCACCGTCGGCCTGGTCATCACCGTGCAGATCCTCGACCAGATACCCCAGTTGCACGCGCTCCAGCCCTACTTCTTCCCGCATTACTGGCTGTCCTTCGCCGACCTGATGCGCGATCCCGTCTACTGGGACGACCTGGTGAAGAACCTCGGCCTCCAGGCGCTCTACGCGGCCGTGTTCGGCTCGGCGGCCTGGGCGCGGTTCACGACGAAGGACATCAGCGCCTGA
- a CDS encoding flavodoxin family protein, translated as MSRRFLFLLGSARAEGNTELLARAAAEQLPGDVEQRWIRLAEHPLPDFVDLRHDSDHVRPPSDSSTGLLLDATLAATDIVIASPLYWYSVSSLTKRYLDHWSGWLRVPGLGFKATLAGRTLWGIAALADSEPSVADPYAGTLNNSAAYMGMRFGGVLLGNGSARGDVLKDADALARAKTFFAQDAPLARFPYQAA; from the coding sequence ATGAGCCGTCGTTTCCTCTTCCTCCTGGGCAGCGCCCGCGCCGAGGGCAACACCGAGCTGCTGGCCCGCGCCGCGGCCGAGCAGCTGCCCGGTGACGTCGAACAGCGCTGGATCCGCCTGGCCGAGCACCCGCTGCCCGACTTCGTGGACCTGCGGCACGACAGTGACCACGTACGGCCGCCTTCGGACAGCTCCACCGGTCTGCTGCTGGACGCCACCCTCGCGGCCACGGACATCGTGATCGCCTCCCCGCTGTACTGGTACTCGGTGTCCAGCCTCACCAAGCGCTACCTGGACCACTGGTCCGGCTGGCTGCGCGTCCCCGGCCTCGGCTTCAAGGCGACCCTGGCCGGCCGCACGCTCTGGGGCATCGCCGCACTCGCCGACAGCGAGCCGTCGGTCGCCGACCCCTACGCCGGCACGCTCAACAACTCGGCCGCCTATATGGGGATGCGCTTCGGCGGGGTGCTGCTGGGCAACGGCAGCGCCCGGGGCGACGTACTGAAGGACGCCGACGCGCTGGCGCGCGCGAAGACGTTCTTCGCGCAGGACGCGCCCCTCGCCCGCTTCCCGTACCAGGCTGCCTGA
- a CDS encoding VOC family protein has translation MSTQSPTEVPAPLHWKLVIDAADPHAQADFWAAALRYTAEDNSALVERLLSAGALPGEATVEYHGRPAFRDLIAVRHPDDPYDPETGTGRGRRLLFQRVPEPKTVKNRLHLDLHAGPERRAAELARLQALGAQVVREVKEPGGEWLVLTDPEGNEFCLQ, from the coding sequence ATGTCGACTCAGTCACCCACCGAGGTCCCCGCCCCGCTGCACTGGAAGCTCGTCATCGACGCGGCCGACCCGCACGCACAGGCCGATTTCTGGGCCGCCGCGCTGCGCTACACGGCCGAGGACAACAGCGCCCTGGTCGAACGGCTGCTGTCCGCGGGCGCGCTGCCCGGCGAGGCCACGGTCGAGTACCACGGCCGCCCCGCCTTCCGTGACCTGATCGCCGTACGGCATCCCGACGACCCGTACGACCCGGAGACCGGCACCGGACGGGGCCGGCGCCTGCTCTTCCAGCGCGTCCCGGAGCCGAAGACGGTCAAGAACCGGCTCCACCTGGATCTGCACGCCGGCCCGGAGCGGCGCGCGGCGGAGCTGGCCCGGCTTCAGGCACTGGGCGCGCAGGTCGTGCGCGAGGTGAAGGAGCCCGGCGGGGAATGGCTGGTGCTGACGGACCCGGAGGGCAACGAATTCTGCCTGCAGTAG
- the rarD gene encoding EamA family transporter RarD: MTGTSRGEHRIGLLNGFAAYGMWGLVPLFWPLLKPAGAVEILAHRMVWSLAVVAVALLFVRRWAWAGELLRQPRRLGLVALAASVITVNWGVYIWSVNSGHVVEASLGYFINPLVTIAMGVLLLKERLRPVQWVAVATGFAAVVVLTVGYGRPPWISLVLAFSFATYGLVKKKVGLGGVESLAAETAIQFLPALGYLLWLGAHGKASFLNDGAGHAALLASTGVVTALPLVCFGAAAIRVPLSTLGLLQYLAPVFQFLLGILYFHEAMPPERWAGFALVWLALLLLTGDALRTARRPREPLGPPRVDTPDSAPVEA; encoded by the coding sequence GTGACCGGGACGTCCAGGGGTGAGCACCGAATAGGCCTGCTCAACGGCTTCGCCGCCTACGGCATGTGGGGTCTGGTGCCCCTGTTCTGGCCGCTGCTGAAGCCCGCCGGAGCGGTGGAGATCCTCGCCCACCGCATGGTGTGGTCCCTCGCCGTCGTCGCCGTGGCCCTGCTCTTCGTACGGCGCTGGGCCTGGGCCGGAGAGCTGCTGCGCCAGCCGCGCCGGCTCGGGCTGGTCGCCCTGGCCGCCTCCGTCATCACCGTGAACTGGGGCGTCTACATCTGGTCCGTGAACTCCGGCCATGTGGTCGAGGCCTCCCTCGGGTACTTCATCAACCCGCTGGTGACCATCGCGATGGGCGTGCTGCTGCTGAAGGAGCGGCTGCGGCCGGTGCAGTGGGTTGCGGTCGCGACCGGCTTCGCCGCCGTCGTCGTCCTGACCGTCGGCTACGGCCGGCCGCCGTGGATCTCGCTGGTCCTCGCCTTCTCGTTCGCCACGTACGGCCTGGTCAAGAAGAAGGTCGGCCTCGGCGGTGTCGAGTCGCTGGCCGCCGAGACCGCGATCCAGTTCCTGCCCGCGCTCGGCTATCTCCTGTGGCTCGGCGCGCACGGCAAGGCGAGCTTCCTGAACGACGGCGCCGGGCACGCGGCCCTGCTCGCCTCCACCGGTGTCGTCACCGCGCTGCCGCTGGTCTGCTTCGGCGCGGCGGCCATCCGCGTGCCGCTGTCCACGCTGGGCCTGCTGCAGTATCTGGCGCCCGTCTTCCAGTTCCTGCTCGGCATCCTCTACTTCCACGAGGCCATGCCGCCCGAGCGCTGGGCCGGGTTCGCGCTCGTATGGCTGGCGCTGCTGCTGCTCACGGGCGACGCGCTGCGCACCGCACGCAGGCCGAGGGAGCCTCTTGGCCCGCCCCGGGTGGACACGCCCGACTCCGCACCCGTGGAGGCCTGA
- a CDS encoding SDR family oxidoreductase: MSIVVTGATGHLGRHVVEQLLEQVPAEQITAVVRDEQKAADFAARGVKLAIADYNAPQTFDDVFAAGDRVLLISGNEFDKGRPAQHQVVIEAAKAAGVALLAYTSAPGSLTAALADDHRATEEALLASGLPYTLLRNGWYFENYTENLAPVLEHGAVVQAAGDGRVSAASRADYAAAAVAVLTGEGHENQTYELGGDEAFGFAEYAAELSRQTGKEIVYTPVSAEAFTGILTGAGLPGPLATTLAGVDASVEKGELVISSGDLSRLIGRPTTPLTQAVTAALKS, encoded by the coding sequence ATGAGCATCGTCGTCACCGGAGCCACCGGACACCTCGGCCGCCACGTCGTGGAGCAGCTGCTGGAGCAGGTTCCGGCGGAGCAGATCACCGCCGTCGTGCGTGACGAGCAGAAGGCCGCCGACTTCGCGGCCCGCGGGGTGAAGCTCGCGATCGCCGACTACAACGCGCCCCAGACCTTCGACGACGTCTTCGCCGCAGGCGACAGGGTCCTGCTGATCTCGGGCAACGAGTTCGACAAGGGCCGTCCGGCCCAGCACCAGGTCGTCATCGAGGCGGCGAAGGCGGCCGGCGTGGCGCTGCTCGCGTACACCAGCGCGCCGGGCAGCCTCACGGCAGCGCTGGCGGACGACCACCGGGCGACGGAGGAGGCACTGCTCGCCTCCGGCCTGCCGTACACGCTGCTGCGCAACGGCTGGTACTTCGAGAACTACACCGAGAACCTCGCCCCGGTGCTGGAGCACGGCGCGGTCGTCCAGGCGGCCGGTGACGGCCGGGTCTCGGCCGCCTCCCGCGCCGACTACGCCGCCGCCGCGGTCGCGGTGCTGACCGGCGAGGGCCACGAGAACCAGACGTACGAGCTGGGCGGCGACGAGGCGTTCGGCTTCGCCGAGTACGCGGCCGAGCTGAGCCGGCAGACCGGCAAGGAGATCGTGTACACCCCGGTCTCCGCCGAGGCCTTCACCGGCATCCTGACCGGCGCCGGGCTGCCCGGACCGCTGGCCACGACCCTGGCCGGCGTGGACGCCTCGGTCGAGAAGGGCGAGCTGGTGATCTCCAGCGGCGACCTGTCGCGCCTGATCGGCCGCCCGACGACGCCGCTGACGCAGGCGGTCACCGCCGCGCTCAAGAGCTGA
- a CDS encoding winged helix-turn-helix transcriptional regulator, whose amino-acid sequence MAVSKNAVDVEAMCPYRLILEHVTSRWGVLVLIGLLERPYRFSELRRAISGFGGRTVSEKMLTQTLQTLERDGLVHRDAKPVIPPRVDYSLTGLGREAAEQVRSLAQWTHDRMPAVEKARQAYDEAREIQSRAS is encoded by the coding sequence ATGGCAGTAAGCAAGAACGCGGTGGACGTCGAGGCCATGTGCCCCTACCGGCTCATCCTGGAGCACGTCACCAGCCGCTGGGGTGTCCTCGTCCTGATCGGGCTGCTGGAGCGGCCGTACCGGTTCAGCGAGCTGCGCCGGGCGATCAGTGGCTTCGGTGGGCGGACCGTCAGCGAGAAGATGCTCACCCAGACCCTGCAGACCCTGGAGCGCGACGGCCTGGTCCACCGGGACGCCAAGCCGGTCATCCCGCCCCGTGTCGACTACTCGCTCACCGGCCTCGGCCGTGAGGCGGCGGAGCAGGTGCGCTCCCTGGCCCAGTGGACACATGACCGCATGCCGGCGGTCGAAAAGGCCCGCCAGGCATACGACGAGGCCCGGGAAATCCAGTCCCGGGCCTCGTAG
- a CDS encoding 2-oxoacid:ferredoxin oxidoreductase subunit beta — translation MTDTGNGLLQLVPKAEAKQSMKDFKSDQEVRWCPGCGDYAILAAVQGFMPELGLAKENIVFVSGIGCSSRFPYYMNTYGMHSIHGRAPAIATGLATSRRDLSVWVVTGDGDALSIGGNHLIHALRRNVNLKILLFNNRIYGLTKGQYSPTSELGKITKSTPMGSLDAPFNPVSLAIGAEASFVARTIDSDRKHLTEVLRAAADHPGTALIEIYQNCNIFNDGAFDALKDKQQAEETLIRLEHGQPIRFGTDGARGVVRNRATGDLEVVTVTPENEADILVHDAHAASPTTAFALSRLADPDTLHQTPIGVLRSVERPVYDTAMAEQLDTAIEQKGKGDLGALLAGGDTWTVVG, via the coding sequence ATGACTGACACCGGCAACGGGCTGCTGCAGCTGGTCCCCAAGGCCGAGGCCAAGCAGTCGATGAAGGACTTCAAGTCGGACCAGGAGGTGCGCTGGTGCCCCGGCTGCGGTGACTACGCGATCCTCGCCGCCGTCCAGGGCTTCATGCCGGAGCTGGGGCTGGCCAAGGAGAACATCGTCTTCGTCTCCGGCATCGGCTGCTCCTCCCGCTTCCCGTACTACATGAACACCTACGGGATGCACTCCATCCACGGCCGCGCCCCCGCCATCGCCACCGGCCTCGCCACCAGCAGGCGCGACCTGTCGGTGTGGGTGGTCACCGGTGACGGCGACGCCCTGTCCATCGGCGGCAACCACCTGATCCACGCCCTGCGGCGCAACGTCAATCTGAAGATCCTGCTGTTCAACAACCGGATCTACGGCCTGACCAAGGGCCAGTACTCGCCGACCTCCGAGCTCGGCAAGATCACCAAGTCGACCCCGATGGGCTCGCTGGACGCGCCGTTCAACCCGGTGTCGCTGGCGATCGGCGCGGAGGCGTCCTTCGTCGCCCGCACCATCGACTCCGACCGCAAGCATCTGACCGAGGTACTGCGCGCGGCCGCCGACCACCCGGGCACGGCCCTGATCGAGATCTACCAGAACTGCAACATCTTCAACGACGGCGCCTTCGACGCCCTGAAGGACAAGCAGCAGGCCGAGGAGACGCTGATCCGCCTCGAGCACGGGCAGCCGATCCGGTTCGGCACCGACGGCGCGCGCGGTGTCGTGCGCAACCGGGCCACCGGGGATCTGGAGGTCGTCACCGTGACGCCGGAGAACGAGGCGGACATCCTGGTCCACGACGCGCACGCCGCGTCCCCGACCACCGCCTTCGCACTGTCCCGGCTCGCCGACCCCGACACCCTGCACCAGACCCCGATCGGTGTCTTGCGCTCGGTCGAACGGCCGGTCTACGACACGGCGATGGCCGAGCAGCTGGACACCGCGATCGAGCAGAAGGGCAAGGGCGACCTGGGCGCGCTGCTGGCCGGCGGGGACACCTGGACGGTCGTCGGCTGA